A genomic stretch from Selenomonadales bacterium includes:
- a CDS encoding PAS domain S-box protein, whose amino-acid sequence MRERKLEAALRQTQLTLDMIINTVPGFVYRCANDPQWTMSYLSEGFTAITGYAQEALIDNKQLAYNDIIHPEHRDWVGAQTRLTLGLPLEVEYRIVTASGEVRWVWDRGKAVFEEDGRVAYLEGFVTDITKRKLVEIELANREEQYRHLFELSPDKIVVLDLEGNIMDANEAYYKASGYTRAELIGANVRLFVPADHQHLVAGHLARIAAGETLVHEVYSLERSGEVRRKLLRERAIPLGGGRRGVLSIATDIEDQRQLIESLHQGEKRYRSLVESLLEGMAIVRADGEVVFWNPSAAKMFGVSEPTGSAVGKAQRFLHPASGESARQDFVSILEGTKVTAEYHCLRVDGSTMWLEIYGTLIDYEGEAAMLLLMRDVTERRSVQEAREYLYWHDSLTGLYNRHYFEKLLSEGSMPSPAIIVADLNGLKLINDTFGHVAGDELLKSVARLLEQNAPDGAVCARIGGDEFVILIPDARSEDVAQCVLQLEGAIVECNNTTPHYPFSVSFGYKTATEFGGGVYALYKEADDHMYREKLLQKQSSRSSLVHVLMGALESKNFETREHVERMGELAVTLARAIEYPEDAMFELVLFAKFHDIGKVGVADSILQKPGPLNPEEKKEMQRHCEIGYRIAMASPELATVADLILKHHEWWNGAGYPHGLSRHDIPLACRIVAIADAFDAMTSDRPYRQGMSSQDAILELQRYAGTQFDPMLVEVLVETVRGEMSLRDGRLCEKS is encoded by the coding sequence ATGCGAGAGAGAAAACTAGAGGCTGCGCTTAGACAGACGCAGCTTACTTTGGACATGATTATAAATACGGTTCCAGGCTTTGTCTATCGTTGCGCTAACGACCCGCAATGGACAATGTCTTACCTTAGTGAGGGTTTCACGGCGATAACCGGTTATGCGCAGGAGGCCTTAATTGACAATAAACAGCTGGCGTACAACGATATTATCCATCCAGAACACCGCGATTGGGTAGGGGCTCAGACGCGCCTAACGTTAGGTCTCCCGCTAGAGGTGGAATACCGCATAGTCACTGCTAGTGGCGAAGTGCGTTGGGTGTGGGACCGTGGCAAGGCGGTGTTTGAAGAGGATGGTCGGGTAGCCTACCTTGAGGGATTCGTCACGGACATCACAAAACGAAAGCTGGTAGAAATCGAGCTCGCTAACCGCGAGGAGCAGTATCGCCACCTCTTTGAGCTGTCCCCTGACAAAATCGTTGTCCTAGATCTAGAGGGCAACATCATGGATGCTAACGAAGCTTACTATAAAGCCTCGGGATATACGCGCGCGGAGCTAATTGGTGCTAATGTGCGACTCTTCGTACCAGCTGACCACCAACACCTTGTGGCAGGGCATTTAGCTCGCATCGCGGCCGGTGAAACATTGGTGCATGAGGTATATTCCCTAGAGCGAAGCGGCGAGGTGAGGCGCAAACTGCTGCGTGAACGCGCCATTCCACTTGGCGGAGGCAGGCGTGGAGTGCTGTCTATAGCCACGGACATTGAAGACCAGCGGCAGCTGATAGAGTCCTTGCACCAGGGCGAAAAACGCTATCGCTCGCTTGTGGAGAGCTTGCTCGAAGGCATGGCCATTGTACGCGCTGACGGCGAGGTTGTGTTCTGGAATCCTTCAGCAGCAAAAATGTTTGGGGTAAGTGAACCAACTGGTAGTGCGGTCGGCAAGGCGCAAAGATTCTTGCATCCAGCATCTGGTGAGAGTGCTAGGCAAGACTTTGTCAGCATTTTAGAGGGTACCAAGGTAACAGCGGAATACCACTGCCTGCGAGTAGATGGCAGTACGATGTGGCTCGAGATTTACGGCACGCTTATCGACTATGAAGGCGAAGCAGCAATGCTACTCCTAATGCGCGATGTCACCGAACGCAGGAGCGTGCAAGAGGCTAGGGAATACCTCTACTGGCATGACTCATTGACTGGCCTTTATAATCGCCACTATTTTGAGAAGCTGCTCTCGGAAGGGAGTATGCCCTCTCCGGCCATTATCGTGGCCGACCTTAACGGGTTAAAGCTCATTAACGACACATTCGGTCACGTGGCAGGCGATGAGCTCCTAAAATCTGTGGCCCGTCTCCTAGAGCAAAACGCCCCGGACGGCGCGGTATGCGCTCGCATTGGCGGAGATGAATTCGTCATTCTTATCCCAGATGCCAGGAGCGAGGATGTTGCCCAATGTGTGTTGCAGCTTGAAGGCGCCATCGTCGAGTGCAATAACACCACGCCACACTACCCGTTTAGCGTGTCATTCGGCTACAAGACTGCGACGGAGTTTGGCGGAGGGGTTTATGCTCTCTACAAAGAAGCCGACGACCACATGTACCGCGAGAAGTTGCTGCAAAAACAAAGCAGCCGGAGCAGTTTGGTCCACGTGTTGATGGGTGCGCTAGAGAGCAAGAACTTTGAAACGCGCGAACACGTGGAGCGCATGGGCGAACTGGCTGTGACGCTGGCGCGTGCTATAGAGTATCCTGAGGACGCGATGTTTGAGCTCGTTTTATTTGCAAAGTTTCACGATATAGGTAAGGTAGGGGTCGCTGACAGCATTTTACAGAAGCCCGGGCCGCTTAACCCCGAAGAAAAAAAGGAGATGCAGCGGCACTGCGAAATAGGCTACCGCATCGCTATGGCCTCGCCCGAGTTAGCCACCGTGGCTGACCTAATACTTAAGCACCACGAGTGGTGGAACGGCGCAGGCTACCCGCACGGTCTATCCCGGCACGA